The region CAGGTACTTCCGCGCCCGTAGCGGTTCCACGTCCCGGAGTTGAGCGGGCAACAGCAACCGGCCGCCGAGGAACTCCACCTGGCCGAACTGATCCGTCGGCCGGCCTGCCGCCGCGAAGTCGAACCGCAACGATGCGGGTAGCTCTTCGACCAGGAATTGCTGAGCGAAGTCATGACATACGGTCGCGGCGCGGTCGAACGCAGGAATAAACCATGCCAACTCCACCGCAACACCTTCCTTAGCCGAACAGCCAAGTTCGGCAGCCCCGCTGCACGAACGACTCTACCCCTATGGAGCCATCGTGAGGAGGAATCTGCTACAGGCCTTGTTCGGCGTGCTTTTACTCGGTGACGAACTCAGTCCGGTGAACGCACACATACCCCGCGAGCCGAGTGAGCAGGGTGTGGTGGAAACCCCGCGACTGCTGCACCCACTCTTGCCGTTCATTGTACCCATGCTTGTCGAAATAAGTCTTATCGAACCACCCGAGCTCTAATAACTCGTAGGTCTGCCGGAACGACACCCAATTCGGGTTGTCCCGCCCCTGAATCCACTCGGCCCGCAACTCGAGCCACCGATCTTTCTTGCCGACCAATGCCTCCAGCGCCCGATCGTAGTTGGCTTGAAGTTCGGGCAAGGTCAACTGCTCAATCCAGTCCGCCACGTCGAAGATGTGCTCGGTGCAGTTCCAGAAGAATTGGGTGACGCCACCGTTCTTCACTTGGCTGTCGAAAGTCCCAAGTTGGATCAGCATCCGCTGCCCAGCCGTCAGCTCCTTGAGCCGCTCGGGCTGCTCATAGACCTCGTGTGTGATCCGCTCGTTACGGTCGATGAGAGTCTCGTAGTAGCCGTCGATCGGATATTCGTCATCCGCAGGAATAGCGTCGAACTCCGCGACAGACAACACCCGACGACGATCAACACCCGACATCCGTGCGCCCTCTTTCGCCGAACGACATAGCTCAGAGCCTGTCCGGGAAGACTATTTTGATGCAACTCTATATTTAAACGGGGGATAACGCCCTTGTGGATCCATGCGATTGAGGATCAGCTGGATTGACCGCACACGAATCATGGATTCGCTGGAACTATTCAGTCGCTCATAATTACGACTCAACCGCCGGGCCCGCCCGAGCCACCCGAACGTCCGCTCGACGACCCACCGCTTGGGTAACAGGGTGAACCCCTTCACCCCGTCCGGTCGGCGAACGATGACGAGTTCCCATCCGAGTTCCGGGTGGCCGTCTTTCCACCCGTTCAGGGCATGGTTGTGGTACTTCCCGTCGGCCCACACGACCTTCAATCGCGGGTACGCGTCACGGTCCAACCCTTCGAGTACGGTCGGGGCCGCGGCCGCGTCGTCGACGTGCCCGGCGGTCACCGCCACGACCATCAGCAGGCCCAGCGTATCGACCACGAGCGACCGCTTCCGGCCCTGGATTTTCTTGCCCGCATCGTACCCGTTCCCGCCCGCGTGTTCGGTCCCCTTGACCGACTGGCTGTCGATGCTCGCGGCACTCGGGGTCCGCTCGTGGCTCGGGGCGTGGACTTCCCGATACCCCTCCCGGAGGACATCCAGGAGTTCTTGCCAGGTGCCATCG is a window of Fimbriiglobus ruber DNA encoding:
- a CDS encoding IS5 family transposase produces the protein MDATVRKPYPTDLTDLQWEIIQVVLPAARPGGRPRSVDLREVRNAIWYVNRSGCQWSMLPHDFPAKSTVYEYFAQWRDDGTWQELLDVLREGYREVHAPSHERTPSAASIDSQSVKGTEHAGGNGYDAGKKIQGRKRSLVVDTLGLLMVVAVTAGHVDDAAAAPTVLEGLDRDAYPRLKVVWADGKYHNHALNGWKDGHPELGWELVIVRRPDGVKGFTLLPKRWVVERTFGWLGRARRLSRNYERLNSSSESMIRVRSIQLILNRMDPQGRYPPFKYRVASK
- a CDS encoding DMP19 family protein — its product is MSGVDRRRVLSVAEFDAIPADDEYPIDGYYETLIDRNERITHEVYEQPERLKELTAGQRMLIQLGTFDSQVKNGGVTQFFWNCTEHIFDVADWIEQLTLPELQANYDRALEALVGKKDRWLELRAEWIQGRDNPNWVSFRQTYELLELGWFDKTYFDKHGYNERQEWVQQSRGFHHTLLTRLAGYVCVHRTEFVTE